Genomic window (Candidatus Methanoperedens sp.):
AGTTCCCTCCATCTTCTTTACCGATCCTACGCCGGCAAACGGTGCGACTCTCACTCAGAACTACGCATACATCAATACAACCGCTTTAAGCTCCAGAACAGCCTTCATCGACTGGAACCGCTCGTTAGTTGGCTGGTGGAGGTTCAATAACGAAAGCGGTGAAAGTCGGACGTTCTTCCGGGACTGGAGCAGCTGGGGGAACAACGGGACGTGTTCAGGGGCTTCATGTCCGAATTCAACTTCGGGAAAATTTGGAAATGGATCAAGCTTTGATGGAATTAATGATTATATAACAATGGGAAATCCATCGAATGGTGCTCTGGACTTTGGAACCGGTGATTTTTCAATAAGTTCATGGTTTTATATGTCTTCCCTGCCCAATGCATGGAAAACCATCGTCAGCAAAGGTGATTCCGGGGCTGTTGGATATGGCATGGAGATAAGTAGTGGCAACCAATTAACCTGTTCTATTCAAGCGTCTTCCGGCACAAGCCAGCATTTAGGAAGTTCTGTTCCCACTGCTGGTTCCTGGCATCAAGGAGTATGTGTTTTTAATAGAAGTGATAAGATCTATGCATATCTGGATGGCATCCAGGTTGCAAGTGGAACATATGCGGCAAATAATACCAATTCTGTAACTTCATACAAAGCGTACGCACAGGAC
Coding sequences:
- a CDS encoding LamG domain-containing protein, producing VPSIFFTDPTPANGATLTQNYAYINTTALSSRTAFIDWNRSLVGWWRFNNESGESRTFFRDWSSWGNNGTCSGASCPNSTSGKFGNGSSFDGINDYITMGNPSNGALDFGTGDFSISSWFYMSSLPNAWKTIVSKGDSGAVGYGMEISSGNQLTCSIQASSGTSQHLGSSVPTAGSWHQGVCVFNRSDKIYAYLDGIQVASGTYAANNTNSVTSYKAYAQDAAGNVNQTETRTLTLISAPVPGGPSITGYAPPSPVIDTPGATRQFNITVNQTVNVTWYINGTQVQFNNSVTDAKYTNTSASIGVWNVSEQCKRHSQSEMGSECVNTASYNI